One Pyrobaculum sp. 3827-6 genomic window, GGAATACGCAGACGAACTAGGCATAGACACCATAGTAAAAGCCCTAGAAGAGTGGGTTAATATGGGGTTGGGAGGTTTTGCACCGGATCCCTTGTTGTTGCAACTGGTGAAAGGGGGTAAGCTGGGTAGGAAGACTGGTGAGGGTTTCTATAAATATGCTGGGTCTGTCGTGGCGGCGGTCACTGAGACCCTTGAGAAGATGTATGGCGAGTCATTGAAGCAACTAGATATGCTAATTTCATCTACTGGGTTGCCTGTCTATAGAGATCCGAGAAGTGGAGCGTTGTTGTGGGTAGATGTGAGGGAGATGAGACTTAGATTTACGCTTTCGGTGAATAAGCTAGAGAAATTTGTAGAGGGGCTTCAACAGGGCAAGTTGTTATACACACAGTGTAGGAAATGCGGCGCTAAGTACTTCCCGCCGCAGGTAGACTGTCCAAGGTGTAAGGCGTCTGATGTGGAGTGGCGTGAGGTTAGTGGAGTGGGGGAGTTAATTACATGGACTGTGATTAACGTAAAGCCGGGTAGCTTCTCTCACCATAAAGACTACATTGTTGGTATTGTCAAGATGCCGGATGGATTTAATATAACTGCGTGGGTAGATGCCGATCCCAAAATCCTGAAGCCCGGCATGAAGATGAGGCTAGTGGTGGATAGGAGGCCGGGGGAGAACTACATTACGTATTGGTTCAAGCCGGCGTAGTTTTTCATAATTTTTATAAATGGTGTGGATTTCCCCTTTCATGGATAGCGAGTACGTCGCTCTTCTAGATCGGGCGTACAAGCTGGTGGCGCCTAAGGCCCAGCGCAGGGCGGAGATACCGAAGATCGAGGTGGAGAACATGCCCCGGAAGACGATAATCCCCAACTTTGGGCAGATTGCTAAGAGGCTCAACAGAGATGTGTACTTCATTGCTAAGTTTTTCCAGAAGGAGCTTGCGGTGCCGGGGACTCTGGAGGGGGACGTCTTTACGCTTCACGGCGAGAAGTCTCCCAAGGTCGTGGAGGCCGTGTACGAGCGTTTTATTAGGTACTACGTGGTGTGTCCAGTATGCAACTCAATAGATACAGAGCTGAGGAAGGAGGGGAGGATATTCGTAATGAAGTGTCTAGCCTGCGGCGCCTCCACCCCCGTTAAGCCGCTCTAAATGGACGTCGCGGGACTGGCCGCCGTCTTCACGGCGGCGGTAATCTGGGCTCTTGTGATCTTCCTATACAAGAGACATATGGAGTCTCTAGACGCCGCTGTGGTGAACTTCTCCCGCCTGTTTTACGTCTCGGCTCTTATGTGGCCTGTACTGATACTTGCGAAGCCATCGGCCGGCGTGTGGGCAGCAGTGGCGAGCGGCGTCTTGACCCTATTCATAGGCGATAGTCTATACTTCTATGCAATACACAGAGTGGGCGGCTCGGTGGCGGCCCCCCTCACATATACCTACGTGGTGATAGCCCAGTACTTCGCCCTACTCCTGGGGGAGAAGGTTACCCCCATGTTACTAGTGTCCTCTCTGCTGGTGGTGCTTGGGGTTGGGTTGCTGGCCAGGGGAGGCGAGGCCAGGGTCAACGTCGCTGGCGTCGCCTCAGCCGCGGCGGCGGCGTTTATGTGGTCTCTCGGGATGACCGCCGTGAAGCTTGCCGCCGTGCAGGGCGTGCACCCCACCGCAGTTGCCTACCTCAGAGCGCTGTCCGCCTGTCTATTCATGGCGCTTTACCTCGCGGCGAGGGGGAGGCTGAGGGTTGTCAAGTCGCCGCTTTTCGCCGCGGCGGCTCTCCTCGACCTCGGCCTCGGCTCGGCGCTGTTCGCCTACTCAGTAGAGAGGGTTGGCTTAGCCCTATCCACAATACTTGTCTCCGTGTCGCCCCTCGTTACTCAGCTCTACGCGAAATTCACCGGGATAGAGCCGCTGAGCCCGAGACAGATGGCCGGCGCCCTGGCTATATTCCTAGCAATCGCAGTGGCGATGGGCTCCCCGTCCTAGTCCTTACCCTTCACCGTGCCGACGACGAATAGGGGTACTTCAAACTCGCCGCCGTAGTAGTAAAACAGCAGGACTTTAACAACCTCTCTCAAAATAAGCATCAAGTCTCCCCTCCTAACGCCCGCGGCCTCGGCGGCCTCCTTCCAAGGCCTGGCCTGCAACACCTTGCTAATTAATATGCGCACGGCGGCGTCCGGGAGGGCTGGCCTCCTCTTCTTCGACGAGTAGAAGTACTGCGTGGCTAGCATATACACGGCGTCGGTGACATTTTCATACGTCATGGGGCCGTAGGCGTAGGCCACAAGTCTGTCAAGCTGGTTTTTAGATAAGGCGGGCGCCCCGTCCACGTCCCACCCCCAGTCCTCTAGAAGCAACTGGACTTCCGTCGGCAGGAGGTCGACGTAGGGCCCCATGAGAGAGTGGATGAGGCGGCGCCTAAACTCAACGTTGGCGTACTTTACAAAAGCCTCGGCCCTCTCGTTCAGCGGCTTTACAAGCAAGACGCTGTACTCCCCGGAGGAGGGGTTGCGCTCCGGGGAGAGGTGTATCGGCACGTAGCCGTTCCGCACCCAGAACCTCAAGAGCCGGTCGTACACGCCGAAGCCCACGCCGACGTAGTCCATGCCCAGCTCCCTAGCCTCCTCCTCGATCTTCTGCAACATGATTGTGCCGAGCCCCATGTCTTGTAGCTCTGGGTGCGTAGCGATTCTCACTATGCGCCACCCCTTAAGCTTTGCGAATTCGGGGAGGCGCCAATACTTGAGAAATCTATCTGGTATAATATTGCCAGGTAGCTTCAGCCCCCTCAACGCTTGGTCTATCGAAAGATCGTCGAGCCCGCCCTCGTAGGCCAGCTCTACCGACACCACGACTTTCCCGTTTGGGAGGGCGAGGGCGCGGGCGGTGTGGTGGGGGGCGTCTAGCAACATCCCGAGGTCGTCGGGTTCGTTGCGGTAGTGGGCCTGGACGTATATGCCGAAGAACTGTCTAAAAAGCTCCTCGCTCTTCATGACGTCCTCCTCCCTTAGGTACACCACCTCCCTCCTCTTGACGTATTCAAGATCTTCTGGAGCCACCTTGGCGGGCTCGGCGTTTAGGAGGAATGCGTCGAAGAGCCACTCCTCGACGGGATCCCCCCTGCCGTACCTAATCGGCTCCTCCATTTCGTAGAGGTGTACGTCTGTGTCTCTAGACTCCCTTAGATACTTCAAAAATCTTATAGAGAAGCCGCGCCCCGCCCCTTCGTAGCCGTGTATCGTCGTGGCGAACACCAGCCTGTCGAATTTCCTATGCACGGCGTACAGCACGGGGAGGGGCACCGCAGCGGCCTCGTCGACGGCGACGACGTCGGCGTTTTCCCGCTTGAGCAACATGTATGGCGTCACCACGTCGATGAAGATGCCGCTCGCCTTGATGGACCGTATCTCGCCCCCCTCCTTCTCAACGCCGGGCTTGTAGCCGAGGGCCTCCAGCCCCCTCAGCGCGAATTCTAGAAGCGTCTCCAAGTTCCCGTACTCCATGGCGCTAACCACGATCTGCACCCTGGCCTTGGCCTTCCTCAGCTTATGACCAATGCCGGCCAGCCCCAGACCCAGCGCGGCGCTCTTGCCCCTCCCCCTGTCGGCAATTACTACGAGTACCTGCTTCTTCTTAGGCCTCTGGTAGAAAATCTCAAAGAGCTTCAATACCTCCACCTGGTCGTGGGTGGCGGCAAGTCTGTAGATCTTCAGAGGGAGGACGGCCTTATCGGGGGGCGCCGGCTTCTTAGGCTCGTACGGCTCCACCTCCTCTATGCCTGAAGACTTGAGCAACTCCCTGCGGTCTACGTCGTAAACCACCACCCCCCTGTGGGTGTAGAGGCTCCGCCAGAACCTCTCCTTCAATCTGTGTCTAATGTCGCTGGGGGTGAACTGCGGCACCAGCAAGGTGGATTGAAACTTGGTAACGTACCTACGCCACGCCTCAAGCGGCGGCACCATTAGCACGTACAGCCCCCCGCCTCTAACCACGCCGCCCAGCCTCCCCACGTCATTAGGCTTCAAGTCATTTACCAGGTCCAAGACTGCGAAGTCGTAAGTCGTCCCGAGGAGCCTCGGCGTGTCTTTATATGGCCTGAACTCCACCTCCAAACCAGTCTCCTCCAGCACGTCTCTAACGTAGTTCATCCGCTTATTTGCGTCGGCGAACTCCGGCTGGAACATGTAGAGCCCAGTGACCCCGCCGCCAGCCGCCTCAAAGCTCCTCAGCGCCTCCCCCACAGCCTCCGCCAGCCTCCTATCGTCAGAGCCCACAAGCACTAGAAGCCTCCTATGCCTCGCCACCCGGGCCCTCTCCACCTCACCCCTAACCACATCAAAAATCACAACGCTGGAAGAGCCCCACTATATATTTTTGGAACCGGCACCGACCCCACGCGCCCCACCGGCGGCCCCACAACCATCTCAGCAACCCCCGCCCCAGCACCCACTCCCCATCGCCCCCACGCCATCAAACAGCGAAAACCCCCGCCCCACCGCCAATCCTAGGCAAGGGCACAGGTCGTAAAGCCACCTATATTACTCAATGACGGCGCCGTATACCGCGTCTATTCCCAGCTGTGTGGCTCTTTCCAGCGCCTCTTTGTCTATGTTTACTGCCACGATTATTAGGCGGTCTGCCTTTCTGCCGAGTATCTTCTCCACCGCCTCCGCCTTTTGGGCAAACCACTCCACATCTTCAAGCTCGGCGTGCGACTTCACCTCCAGCAAATACATCCTCCCGTCGTGGATATAGATGTCAACCTCGATGCGGGTCCCCGGCCTCATGAAGCGGCCGTCTACATCTGTGTAGACGAACTTCTCCACTCTGCCGGGCTCAACCCCCCTCTTCTCCAACGCATCCCGGTAAATTTCGAGAACAGTGCGCTCCAAATCCCGGCCCCACCTACGGCCAAGAGAGCCCATAGCCACCTTAAGCTCAGCCACAGCCTTGGTCAACTCATCAAGCCTCCTGCCGTGGTCAGCCAAAATCCTACCCTGCTCTTCAACTCTCTTGGCTAGCTCTGCTACCGTCTTGCCTAGCTCTTCTATTCTCTTGTTTGTTTCTTGGAATCCTGTTTTCATGTACTCGGCGAGGGTCTTCACGGCCTCCGCCACCTCTCTAAGCTCTTCAGACCTAGCCCTCCTAACAGCCCTCTCCACAACCTCCTCAAGCCTACCCCAGTCCAGACTCACGAATGTTACAGGTCGTGATGTTATAAATCTTGAGGGTATGTTGCTCAGGTTGGTGGGCTTGTTGGTGTTGCGTCTAGGTGCAGTCTAGGTGTATTCTGGATGGCATGCCGGGGTATGTCCCGCCTTGTGTGCACGTGTGAGTAGTTCCTCTATCGCCTCTCTGCCTCTCCGGCCCATGTCGCGGGTGTACGCGTTTACATACATGTCCACGAAACGCGCAGTCTCTTCTAGAGTGAGCCCCCGCGAGAACTTCTGTGCGTATCTCAACGCCTCGACGCGGTTTTCGTCTGCGTATTTAATAGACTGGGACAAGGCCTCGGCCACGGCTTCCGCCGTCTGGAGCCCCAGAGCCTTTCTGACCACGTCAAGCCCCAGGGGGGTGGGGAGGCCGGTCTCCTCCTTCCACCACTCGCCTAGGTCGATCACCTTCTTCAACCCCAGGCGCTGGTAGGTTATCTGTCCCTCGTGTATGAGGACTCCGGCGTCTACGATCCCAGCCCTCACGGCGTCTATTATCTTGTCGAAGGGTATTTCCACCGTCTTTACGTGGGGGAGTGCTAGCTTTGTGAGTAGGGCGGCGGTGGTGTAGCGCCCCGGCACCGCCACATACTTAATCTCGCTCCCCTCTCTGGCTGTGACGACTATGGGGCCGTATCCCTCCCCCATGGAGGCGCCTACCGACATGACGTAGTACATATCGCAGATGTAGGCCAGGGCGTGTGTGCTGACGGCGCTAACGTCGAGCAACTCCTCAAGAGCCAGTCTGTTGAGAGTCTCGATGTCGCTTAGAAACTCTACGAATGGCATGGGCATCTTCACCGCGCCCGTCGCAATGCCGTAGAACATATAGGCGTCGTCAGCGTCTGGGGAGTGGGCCACCTTCAGCATGGGCTTCCCCAGGAGGTGATTTAAATCACTTTTTCGCCGCCACCACCGCGGCCGTTGAGATGAGGATATACGCCGCCGCCGTCAAGAGGCCGGGGACTCGTCCAAACAGGATAAAGTCCCACAAGGCGGCTAGTAAGGGCTCCACCGACGCGATTACGGATGCCCTCGACCCCTCTATCTTCGAGACGGCTGAGGAGAAGAGGCGATACGGCACCACGGTGCCCAGCACACCCATGTAGAGCCCGGCCAGGGCCGTCAGGAGGGCTGGCGGCGCCGCCGCGGCGTGGATATACGCCAGCAGAGCCGGGGTTGTGACGACCAGCGTGTAGGGCATGGCGCCGTACGAGGCATCCGCTCCATAGCCCCTCCTAGCCATGAGGCGGGCCGCCGCAATGTAGAGGCCGTACAAGGCGCTGGAGACGAGCCCCGCGGCTAGGCCCACCGGGGAGAGCTCCCCCCTCGCAGATGCGTATAGCATCAACACCACGGCGGCTAGGACCAGCGCCACCCCAGCCGTGTCCCGCGGAGTCGGCCTTTCTCCAAACGCCAGGAGGGCAATGGTTGTCCAGAGGGGGGCTGTGTAGAGAAGATACGCCGCCGGTCCCACGCCTGCCAGGAGGGCGGCGAGGGGGTATACCGTGAAGAGGCCTCCAAGAAGCAAGCCGGGCACCAAGCCGCGCCGAGTCGGCCAGCCGGCAACCGCCGTGGAGATGGCGGCGGCTACGAGAGACCGCAAAAAAGCCAGCCAGATGTAGTCTCTGCCGTATTGGGCGGCTACGCCCAGGGTGGACCACAGAGCCGCGGCGGCTACAACCTCGGCGTAGGCCCTGCCGGCGGTGCTCAAGGCCTTGCACGAAGAGGGGAGTTCACTGAGGCTTGTAGGCGGCTAGAACTCTTCATCTGACCCCCAGGACTCCCATCCAGACTCCCCGCCCGCCTCGGTAACCTCATCGGCGATCGCCGGATACCCCTCCCCCAGGGCGGCGCTGTACAGCCAGAGGTCCAGAAGACCCATGGCTAGGAGAGCCGGGAGTATCGGCTCGACGGGGGCCAGCACCTCGTCGGCTCGTTGATCCTCGCCAGCCTTTCTCAGATGGGCGGCTTTTTCAAGCCGCTCCTTGACCTCCCCCCGCCACTTGTACAACACCTCCCAACCCCTCTCGGTGAGGTAGTAGGCGGTCCTCCTCAGGATGAGTCCCCTCTCCCGGGCCTCCACGAGGCCGTGGGCCATGAGGGTGTTGAGCACAGCCTCCACGTCGTGTGGCGGCATATCCACAGACCTAGCCACCTCCTCCGCCGTCTTGCCGCCCTTGGCCAGCGCCTCCAGCACGAGGTAGTACTCGCCCTTAAACTCCACGACAATGGGGATACCCGCTTTTTAAAATCTTGTTGCTTAGAAAACTTTTATTACCGGGGCGGGGGCAATGCGTGGATGTGTTGAAGGAACGCGCCTTGCAGTTTTATGAAGAGGCCAGGTTTGCCATTGAGAGGGAGTTCTGCGAATTAGCCTTATTTAACGTAGAGCAGACACTCCAGCTCTATATAAAACACTTGTTGTATAAGAAGGTGGGGGATTTCCCCAAGACTCATTTTCTTCGTGACTTGGCTGATAGGTTAGTGGAGGTCTATGGAGATAGGTGCGGCCTCGCCCCTCTTTTCACTAAATGGAGGTATGTCTTAGCTCTGCTGGAGTATGCCTATATCTCCTCGCGTTATCTTCCTTTTAGAGCTAGGAGGGAGGACTGCCAAGAGGCGTTAAAATTTGCAGAGGAAGCTCTGGCTGTTTTCAAATGTCTAGAGAGTTTATAGAGCTGTTGAGACGCCGGGCGGAGGAGAGGAGGCGTATTGTGGAGAATCTCGAGGAGTACCTCAGGAGGGTTAGAGACGCGGCGAGGGAGCTGGACCCAGATGCCAGGGTCTATCTATTTGGTAGCTATGCCCGGGGGACGCCGAGGCCCGACAGCGATGTTGACGTACTTATCGTGTCCGATGCCTACGGCGGGGAGGCGAGGCGCGCCGTGGAGATGATTCTACACATAACCGAAAGAGTTGGGGGCGTGGGGGTGTTTGAGCTCCACGTCGCGACTAGGGAGGAGTTCGAAAACTGGTACCGCCGCCTCATAGACACCTATAGAGAGATATTTTAGATAGCAGAGATTGTAGATACGGTGATGTGAAGCGGCTGCAGGCGGATACGTGGCGAAGATGGGAAGAGCTGACCTATTCCTCTCAGACCCCTGTTTAAAGATTTATGTAACTCGGGTATAATTCTTGTGGTACATAAATTTGTGAATAGGGAGAGGGAAATGGCGTGGCTTGAGGAGAGGTGGCGGTCTGGGAGGGCTGAGTTGTTGGTGTTGTACGGCAGGAGGCGTGTGGGGAAGACGGAGATTTTAAGGCGGTTTATAGAGGGGAAGAGGTGTCTCTACTTCTTGGCTTCGCGCACCTCGGTGAGGGATAACCTCTACATGCTTAGGGATAAAATGGCGGAGTTTCTGGGGAGGGAGATTTTTAGAAGGGTCGAGCCGGGAGGCCTGGGGGAGCTTCTGGTCTACTTTGCTGAGGAGGTGGACAGGCCGTGTCTGGTTATTGACGAATTCGGCTACCTAGTGGAGCTGGACCGGGGGGTCGTCTCTGATCTCCAGAGGGCGTGGGACGAGGAGCTGTCCCGCCGGGGGTTTTTCCTAGTGCTCTGCGGCTCCAGCGTCTCGCTTATGGAGACGGAGGTACTCGGCTACAAATCCCCTCTCTACGGGAGGAGGACTGGGAGCTGGAGGGTAAACCCGCTCAGCTTCAGAGAGGCGCGGGCTTTTGTGCCGAGGTACAGGTTTGTGGACGCTGTGAAGGTCTGGGCGGTGGCGGGCGGCGTGCCGCTGTACCTCGCCCAGTTCGACGATGGCAGGAGCTTCGAGGATAATCTGAGGGAGGCGGTTTTCCGGAAGGGCTCCCTCCTATACGACGAGGGGTATTTCCTCCTCCGAGAGGAGTTGAGAGAGCCGGCTACCTACCTCTCTATTCTCAAGTACATAGCTCTTGGCTACAGCTCGCTGGGGAAGCTGGCGGGGGCGCTTGGCATGGACAAGACTAACCTCACCAAGTACCTATCTGTGCTGGAGACCCTCGGCTTTGTGAAGCATGTTGTGCCCTACGGCCAGAGGCGGAAGGGGATCTACCAGGTGGCGGATAACTATATGTGGTTCTGGCTGAAGTTCGTACTTCCAAACCAGTCGGACCTGGAGCTGGGGAGGGTAGACGCGGTGGTGGAGAGGATTAGGCATGAGCTGGAGATGCACCTAGGCCTCGTCTTGGAGGAGCTGACGCGGCGGCTGATAGCAGAGGGCGTGATACCCCTCCCCTTCAAGCCCAGCTACGTAGGCCAGTGGTGGAGGGGAGGCGAGCAGATAGACGTGGTGGCGCTCGACGATAGAAACGCCCTGTTTGCAGAGGTCAAGTGGGGGAGAGCCACCACACACGACCTAGACGCGCTTATAGAGAAGTCGCAGAGGGTAGACGTGGGCCACCGCAAGAGGCATTATCTAGTAGTCGCAAGGGAGGGCGACGTGGAGGGTCTCATAGACTTCAACACCCTTGACAGGCTGACGGCTCCCACATTTTAAAGGTGGGTTCGCGGCCCCTCTGTGGACTGGTACAGTGACTTCGTTGCGCACCTCACGGCGTGTCAAAAATGCCCCAGGCTCGCGGCTTACAGGTCAACAGTCAAGCCTTTGAAGAAGTACAGCGGCCAGCCCTACTGGGCCAGGCCCGTGCCCCCGTGGGGCGATCTGAAGGCGAGGGTCATGGTGGTGGGCTTGGCGCCGGCGGCGCACGGCGGCAATCGGACAGGTAGAATGTTCACTGGGGACCGCTCCGCCCAGAACCTTTTCAAAGCCCTCCACCTCCTCGGCCTCTCCACGAGGCCCTACAGCATATCGAGAGACGACGGCGTGGAGCTGAGGTGCGTCTACATAACCTCGGCGGTGAAGTGCGCCCCGCCGAGAAACCGCCCCACACAGAGCGAGGTGGAGAACTGCGTAGCGTGGCTCCGGGAGGAGATAGAGGCAGTGAAGCCCAGGGCCGTAGTCGCCCTCGGCGCGGTGGCGTGGGGCGCCGTGCTGAGAGCCCTGGGCGCGGCCGCGGCGGAGTTTAGACACGGAGCCGCCGTGGATCTAGGCTGGGTTAAGATATACGTCTCCTACCACCCAAGCCCCCGGAATATGAACACCGGGAGGCTATCCGCCGAGGAGCTAGCCGAGGTGCTGAAGAGGGCCGCCGCCGAGGCGGGATGTATATGAGGGGGCGGGGGCTGGGCCTCCTACTGGCCACCG contains:
- a CDS encoding Zn-ribbon domain-containing OB-fold protein, which translates into the protein MYGESLKQLDMLISSTGLPVYRDPRSGALLWVDVREMRLRFTLSVNKLEKFVEGLQQGKLLYTQCRKCGAKYFPPQVDCPRCKASDVEWREVSGVGELITWTVINVKPGSFSHHKDYIVGIVKMPDGFNITAWVDADPKILKPGMKMRLVVDRRPGENYITYWFKPA
- a CDS encoding translation initiation factor IF-2 subunit beta, which produces MDSEYVALLDRAYKLVAPKAQRRAEIPKIEVENMPRKTIIPNFGQIAKRLNRDVYFIAKFFQKELAVPGTLEGDVFTLHGEKSPKVVEAVYERFIRYYVVCPVCNSIDTELRKEGRIFVMKCLACGASTPVKPL
- a CDS encoding DMT family transporter, yielding MDVAGLAAVFTAAVIWALVIFLYKRHMESLDAAVVNFSRLFYVSALMWPVLILAKPSAGVWAAVASGVLTLFIGDSLYFYAIHRVGGSVAAPLTYTYVVIAQYFALLLGEKVTPMLLVSSLLVVLGVGLLARGGEARVNVAGVASAAAAAFMWSLGMTAVKLAAVQGVHPTAVAYLRALSACLFMALYLAARGRLRVVKSPLFAAAALLDLGLGSALFAYSVERVGLALSTILVSVSPLVTQLYAKFTGIEPLSPRQMAGALAIFLAIAVAMGSPS
- a CDS encoding tRNA(Met) cytidine acetyltransferase TmcA; amino-acid sequence: MIFDVVRGEVERARVARHRRLLVLVGSDDRRLAEAVGEALRSFEAAGGGVTGLYMFQPEFADANKRMNYVRDVLEETGLEVEFRPYKDTPRLLGTTYDFAVLDLVNDLKPNDVGRLGGVVRGGGLYVLMVPPLEAWRRYVTKFQSTLLVPQFTPSDIRHRLKERFWRSLYTHRGVVVYDVDRRELLKSSGIEEVEPYEPKKPAPPDKAVLPLKIYRLAATHDQVEVLKLFEIFYQRPKKKQVLVVIADRGRGKSAALGLGLAGIGHKLRKAKARVQIVVSAMEYGNLETLLEFALRGLEALGYKPGVEKEGGEIRSIKASGIFIDVVTPYMLLKRENADVVAVDEAAAVPLPVLYAVHRKFDRLVFATTIHGYEGAGRGFSIRFLKYLRESRDTDVHLYEMEEPIRYGRGDPVEEWLFDAFLLNAEPAKVAPEDLEYVKRREVVYLREEDVMKSEELFRQFFGIYVQAHYRNEPDDLGMLLDAPHHTARALALPNGKVVVSVELAYEGGLDDLSIDQALRGLKLPGNIIPDRFLKYWRLPEFAKLKGWRIVRIATHPELQDMGLGTIMLQKIEEEARELGMDYVGVGFGVYDRLLRFWVRNGYVPIHLSPERNPSSGEYSVLLVKPLNERAEAFVKYANVEFRRRLIHSLMGPYVDLLPTEVQLLLEDWGWDVDGAPALSKNQLDRLVAYAYGPMTYENVTDAVYMLATQYFYSSKKRRPALPDAAVRILISKVLQARPWKEAAEAAGVRRGDLMLILREVVKVLLFYYYGGEFEVPLFVVGTVKGKD
- a CDS encoding PD-(D/E)XK nuclease family protein; this translates as MSLDWGRLEEVVERAVRRARSEELREVAEAVKTLAEYMKTGFQETNKRIEELGKTVAELAKRVEEQGRILADHGRRLDELTKAVAELKVAMGSLGRRWGRDLERTVLEIYRDALEKRGVEPGRVEKFVYTDVDGRFMRPGTRIEVDIYIHDGRMYLLEVKSHAELEDVEWFAQKAEAVEKILGRKADRLIIVAVNIDKEALERATQLGIDAVYGAVIE
- a CDS encoding MqnA/MqnD/SBP family protein; the encoded protein is MLKVAHSPDADDAYMFYGIATGAVKMPMPFVEFLSDIETLNRLALEELLDVSAVSTHALAYICDMYYVMSVGASMGEGYGPIVVTAREGSEIKYVAVPGRYTTAALLTKLALPHVKTVEIPFDKIIDAVRAGIVDAGVLIHEGQITYQRLGLKKVIDLGEWWKEETGLPTPLGLDVVRKALGLQTAEAVAEALSQSIKYADENRVEALRYAQKFSRGLTLEETARFVDMYVNAYTRDMGRRGREAIEELLTRAHKAGHTPACHPEYT
- a CDS encoding EamA family transporter translates to MSTAGRAYAEVVAAAALWSTLGVAAQYGRDYIWLAFLRSLVAAAISTAVAGWPTRRGLVPGLLLGGLFTVYPLAALLAGVGPAAYLLYTAPLWTTIALLAFGERPTPRDTAGVALVLAAVVLMLYASARGELSPVGLAAGLVSSALYGLYIAAARLMARRGYGADASYGAMPYTLVVTTPALLAYIHAAAAPPALLTALAGLYMGVLGTVVPYRLFSSAVSKIEGSRASVIASVEPLLAALWDFILFGRVPGLLTAAAYILISTAAVVAAKK
- a CDS encoding helix-turn-helix domain-containing protein; translation: MEFKGEYYLVLEALAKGGKTAEEVARSVDMPPHDVEAVLNTLMAHGLVEARERGLILRRTAYYLTERGWEVLYKWRGEVKERLEKAAHLRKAGEDQRADEVLAPVEPILPALLAMGLLDLWLYSAALGEGYPAIADEVTEAGGESGWESWGSDEEF
- a CDS encoding HEPN domain-containing protein, producing MDVLKERALQFYEEARFAIEREFCELALFNVEQTLQLYIKHLLYKKVGDFPKTHFLRDLADRLVEVYGDRCGLAPLFTKWRYVLALLEYAYISSRYLPFRARREDCQEALKFAEEALAVFKCLESL
- a CDS encoding nucleotidyltransferase domain-containing protein, which translates into the protein MSREFIELLRRRAEERRRIVENLEEYLRRVRDAARELDPDARVYLFGSYARGTPRPDSDVDVLIVSDAYGGEARRAVEMILHITERVGGVGVFELHVATREEFENWYRRLIDTYREIF
- a CDS encoding ATP-binding protein, with amino-acid sequence MVHKFVNREREMAWLEERWRSGRAELLVLYGRRRVGKTEILRRFIEGKRCLYFLASRTSVRDNLYMLRDKMAEFLGREIFRRVEPGGLGELLVYFAEEVDRPCLVIDEFGYLVELDRGVVSDLQRAWDEELSRRGFFLVLCGSSVSLMETEVLGYKSPLYGRRTGSWRVNPLSFREARAFVPRYRFVDAVKVWAVAGGVPLYLAQFDDGRSFEDNLREAVFRKGSLLYDEGYFLLREELREPATYLSILKYIALGYSSLGKLAGALGMDKTNLTKYLSVLETLGFVKHVVPYGQRRKGIYQVADNYMWFWLKFVLPNQSDLELGRVDAVVERIRHELEMHLGLVLEELTRRLIAEGVIPLPFKPSYVGQWWRGGEQIDVVALDDRNALFAEVKWGRATTHDLDALIEKSQRVDVGHRKRHYLVVAREGDVEGLIDFNTLDRLTAPTF
- a CDS encoding uracil-DNA glycosylase codes for the protein MDWYSDFVAHLTACQKCPRLAAYRSTVKPLKKYSGQPYWARPVPPWGDLKARVMVVGLAPAAHGGNRTGRMFTGDRSAQNLFKALHLLGLSTRPYSISRDDGVELRCVYITSAVKCAPPRNRPTQSEVENCVAWLREEIEAVKPRAVVALGAVAWGAVLRALGAAAAEFRHGAAVDLGWVKIYVSYHPSPRNMNTGRLSAEELAEVLKRAAAEAGCI